A single window of Athene noctua chromosome 1, bAthNoc1.hap1.1, whole genome shotgun sequence DNA harbors:
- the CGGBP1 gene encoding CGG triplet repeat-binding protein 1: MERFGVKSAPSRNRSKTALYVTPQDRVTEFGSELHEDGGKLFCTSCNVVLNHVRKSAINDHLKSKTHTKRKAEFEEQNVRKKQRTLTASLQCNSTAQTEKTSVIQDFVKMCLEANIPLEKADHPSVRAFLSRYVKNGSSIPKSDQLRKAYLPDGYDNENQLINTEDR, encoded by the coding sequence ATGGAGCGATTTGGAGTGAAGTCCGCTCCGTCACGTAACCGCTCGAAGACTGCTTTGTATGTAACCCCCCAGGATCGTGTAACTGAGTTTGGCAGTGAGCTGCATGAAGATGGAGGAAAACTCTTCTGTACTTCCTGCAATGTGGTTCTGAATCATGTTCGCAAGTCTGCCATCAATGACCACCTCAAGTCTAAAACACACACAAAGCGAAAGGCAGAGTTTGAAGAACAGAACGTCAGGAAGAAGCAAAGGACTCTGACTGCCTCCCTTCAGTGCAACAGTACTGCCCAGACAGAGAAAACCAGTGTCATCCAGGACTTTGTGAAAATGTGCCTGGAAGCTAATATTCCACTTGAGAAGGCTGATCATCCATCTGTGAGAGCCTTTCTGTCCCGCTACGTCAAGAATGGCAGTTCGATACCTAAGTCAGACCAGCTAAGGAAAGCATACCTGCCTGATGGGTATGACAATGAGAACCAACTCATCAATACTGAAGACCGTTGA